One window of bacterium genomic DNA carries:
- the fliR gene encoding flagellar biosynthetic protein FliR, whose amino-acid sequence MSWPVIETQSVVLFMLILARTAAFFAVFPGMGGGAVPMRLKAGVAATFSALLFTAVPAPALLPTDPFAQVLLVLRESIVGLLLGSLVNFLFMAAQFGGEIVGVQSGLAAAGIYDPSTQETVGVYGRFYYIVALLLFLSLDLHHPFLRGLGRSFSLLPVGEFGIAPAGFLQWAKLSGQVFTLALRLSMPVIAALLLLDLALGFLSRLVPQMNIFIVGFPLKIVAALAVLALGLRTVGPLLTAAGDRLAVDFHSLLTWMR is encoded by the coding sequence GTGAGCTGGCCGGTCATCGAAACCCAGAGCGTCGTGCTCTTCATGCTGATCCTCGCCCGCACGGCGGCCTTCTTCGCCGTCTTCCCGGGCATGGGGGGCGGCGCGGTGCCGATGCGTCTCAAGGCCGGCGTCGCGGCGACGTTCAGCGCGTTGCTCTTCACGGCGGTGCCGGCGCCGGCTCTCCTGCCGACCGACCCCTTCGCGCAGGTGCTGCTCGTACTGCGCGAGTCGATCGTCGGCCTTCTGCTCGGCTCCCTCGTGAACTTCCTCTTCATGGCGGCGCAGTTCGGCGGCGAGATCGTCGGCGTCCAGTCGGGTCTGGCGGCGGCGGGCATCTACGATCCGAGCACTCAGGAGACCGTCGGCGTCTACGGGCGCTTCTACTACATCGTCGCGCTGCTGCTCTTTCTCAGCCTGGACCTGCACCATCCCTTCCTGCGCGGCCTCGGGCGTTCCTTCTCGCTGCTGCCGGTCGGGGAGTTCGGGATCGCGCCGGCGGGCTTCCTGCAGTGGGCGAAGCTCTCCGGGCAGGTCTTCACGCTGGCGCTGCGCCTGAGCATGCCCGTGATCGCCGCGCTCCTGCTCCTCGACCTGGCGCTGGGCTTCCTCAGCCGGCTCGTGCCGCAGATGAACATCTTCATCGTCGGCTTTCCGCTCAAGATCGTGGCGGCGCTGGCCGTGCTCGCCCTCGGCCTGCGGACCGTCGGGCCCCTGCTCACGGCGGCCGGCGACCGTCTGGCCGTGGACTTCCACTCCCTCCTGACCTGGATGCGCTGA
- the fliQ gene encoding flagellar biosynthesis protein FliQ, translating into MSEQLVLDLGRQALVTTLMVGGPMLAAALVIGLLVSVFQAVTQINEMTMTFVPKIVGILVVGLITLPWVLQVMLGFTRQVFTMIERL; encoded by the coding sequence GTGAGCGAACAACTCGTGCTCGACCTGGGCCGGCAGGCCCTCGTGACGACCCTGATGGTGGGCGGCCCCATGCTGGCGGCGGCCCTCGTGATCGGTCTGCTGGTCAGCGTGTTCCAGGCCGTCACGCAGATCAACGAGATGACGATGACCTTCGTGCCCAAGATCGTGGGCATCCTAGTGGTGGGCTTGATCACCCTGCCCTGGGTCCTGCAGGTGATGCTCGGCTTCACCCGACAGGTCTTCACGATGATCGAGCGGCTGTGA
- the fliP gene encoding flagellar type III secretion system pore protein FliP (The bacterial flagellar biogenesis protein FliP forms a type III secretion system (T3SS)-type pore required for flagellar assembly.) gives MNRVWIPAEEFAVRNFQPIAFVLIALVVLAAAAPAQALSVPPVKFSIGEGTPSGGGLGAALQIMLGLTVLSLAPAILLLMTSFTRIVVVLGFLRQALGTQQMPPNQLIIGLALFLTAAVMSPVIDEIRSEAVAPYMADEIDDAEALRRGIAPLKVFMLKQTQDKDLALFLGIGNRPQPEARLDTPLTVVVPAFVLSELKRAFQIGFVLFVPFLVIDMVVSSILMSMGMMMLPPVMISLPFKVLLFVLVDGWNLVVQSLIRSFG, from the coding sequence ATGAACAGGGTCTGGATCCCAGCGGAGGAGTTCGCAGTGCGCAATTTCCAGCCGATCGCTTTCGTCCTGATCGCGCTCGTCGTCCTCGCCGCCGCGGCGCCGGCCCAGGCGCTCAGCGTGCCGCCGGTCAAGTTCAGCATCGGCGAGGGCACGCCCAGCGGCGGCGGACTCGGCGCCGCGCTCCAGATCATGCTCGGCCTGACCGTGCTCTCCCTCGCGCCGGCGATCCTGCTCTTGATGACGAGCTTCACGCGCATCGTCGTCGTGCTCGGTTTCCTGCGCCAGGCGCTCGGCACCCAGCAGATGCCGCCCAACCAGCTGATCATCGGCCTCGCGCTCTTCCTGACCGCGGCCGTGATGAGCCCGGTCATCGACGAGATCCGCAGCGAGGCGGTCGCGCCCTACATGGCGGACGAGATCGACGACGCCGAGGCCCTGCGCCGCGGCATCGCGCCGCTCAAGGTGTTCATGCTCAAGCAGACGCAGGACAAGGATCTCGCCCTCTTCCTCGGCATCGGCAATCGCCCGCAGCCCGAAGCGCGCCTGGACACCCCGCTGACGGTGGTGGTGCCGGCCTTCGTGCTCAGCGAGCTGAAGCGCGCCTTCCAGATCGGCTTCGTGCTCTTCGTGCCCTTCCTGGTCATCGACATGGTGGTCTCCTCGATCCTGATGAGCATGGGCATGATGATGCTGCCGCCGGTCATGATCTCACTGCCCTTCAAGGTGCTGCTGTTCGTGCTCGTGGACGGCTGGAATCTCGTCGTCCAGAGCCTCATCCGCTCGTTCGGCTAG
- the flhB gene encoding flagellar biosynthesis protein FlhB — MADTGQERTELATPRRRREARERGQVARSVELSSFLVLLASLLALAALAPQLGRGLGRFLVGGIDAAFTVSLDAGTLPILSRLWVGEALRLLAPLWLILLVVGIAASVAQVGFSVNGALLAPKPERIDPLAGFRRLFSKRSGFELAKSLVKMAMLLAITWWTLSGRAEAIIGLSGLELGPALAVLGKTALLLAGRLILLLVVLAGADYAFQRWQHEQDIMMTPQELKEEYKETEGDPLLKSRLRALQRELSLRRMMEDVKRADVVVTNPTHFAVALSYKEEEGAPRVLAKGADLVAARIRETAQAAKVPVVENAPLARALFAECEVGDRIPLKLFQAVAELLAYVYRLRPRGAGAGA; from the coding sequence ATGGCCGATACGGGACAGGAACGGACCGAGCTCGCCACCCCACGCCGGCGCCGCGAGGCGCGCGAACGGGGTCAGGTGGCGCGCAGCGTCGAGCTGAGCAGCTTCCTCGTGCTGCTCGCCTCGCTGCTCGCGCTGGCCGCGCTGGCGCCCCAGCTCGGCCGCGGGCTGGGACGCTTCCTCGTCGGCGGCATCGACGCCGCTTTCACCGTGAGCCTGGACGCGGGCACGCTGCCCATCCTCTCGCGCCTGTGGGTCGGCGAGGCGCTGCGCCTGCTCGCCCCGCTCTGGCTGATCCTGCTCGTCGTCGGCATCGCGGCCTCTGTGGCCCAGGTCGGCTTCAGCGTCAACGGCGCGCTGCTCGCGCCAAAGCCGGAGCGCATCGATCCGCTGGCCGGCTTCCGCCGGCTCTTCAGCAAGCGCAGCGGCTTCGAGCTGGCGAAGAGCCTCGTCAAGATGGCGATGCTGCTGGCGATCACCTGGTGGACGCTCTCCGGCCGGGCCGAGGCGATCATCGGCCTCTCCGGGCTGGAGCTGGGGCCCGCCCTGGCCGTGCTCGGCAAGACGGCCCTCCTGCTCGCGGGACGTTTGATCCTGCTGCTCGTCGTGCTCGCCGGCGCCGATTACGCCTTCCAGCGCTGGCAGCACGAGCAGGACATCATGATGACGCCGCAGGAGCTGAAAGAGGAGTACAAGGAGACCGAGGGCGATCCGCTGCTCAAGTCCCGCCTGCGCGCCCTACAGCGCGAGCTCTCGCTGCGGCGCATGATGGAGGACGTCAAGCGCGCAGATGTCGTCGTCACCAACCCGACGCACTTCGCCGTCGCCCTGTCCTACAAGGAGGAGGAAGGCGCGCCCCGCGTGCTCGCCAAGGGCGCCGACCTGGTGGCGGCCCGCATCCGCGAGACGGCCCAGGCCGCCAAGGTGCCGGTGGTCGAGAACGCGCCGCTCGCGCGCGCGCTCTTCGCCGAGTGCGAGGTGGGCGACAGGATCCCGCTCAAGCTCTTCCAGGCCGTGGCCGAGCTGCTCGCCTACGTCTACCGCCTGCGCCCGCGCGGCGCCGGGGCCGGGGCCTAA
- a CDS encoding flagellar biosynthetic protein FliO, with product MRRHNWLRSPFTLAAGAFAGLGLIALLPAGETVAPGAAMLRLLFALVGIIALALGLAPALRRLPTARGGQGQRLRCEEQLALDARHRVALLSVDGRELLISLQADGSRLLLDLGERGETAQPVATEFKRLLAERRGI from the coding sequence ATGCGCCGGCACAACTGGCTGCGCTCCCCCTTCACGCTCGCCGCCGGCGCCTTCGCCGGACTCGGCCTGATCGCGCTGCTGCCCGCCGGGGAAACCGTGGCGCCGGGCGCGGCGATGCTGCGTCTGCTCTTTGCGCTCGTCGGGATCATCGCCCTCGCGCTCGGGCTCGCGCCCGCGCTGCGGCGGCTGCCGACGGCGCGCGGTGGGCAGGGCCAGCGCTTGCGCTGCGAGGAGCAGCTCGCGCTGGACGCCCGCCACCGGGTCGCCCTTCTCAGCGTGGACGGCCGCGAGCTGCTCATCAGCCTGCAGGCCGACGGCAGCCGCCTGCTGCTGGACCTCGGCGAGCGCGGCGAGACCGCCCAGCCGGTGGCCACGGAGTTCAAGCGCCTGCTCGCCGAGCGCCGCGGCATCTGA